A DNA window from Terriglobales bacterium contains the following coding sequences:
- a CDS encoding VOC family protein → MQLYPYLTFDGECEAAFKFYEECLRGRTIFMVTYENTPMDLQAPPDWRKKISHATFALAEFMFYGADALPGHYQKPQGFALQLNLSNAVEAERIFNALAKNGMVQMPLQETFWALRFGVLVDQFGIQWHINCEKPA, encoded by the coding sequence GTGCAGTTGTATCCATATCTGACATTCGACGGAGAGTGCGAAGCGGCCTTTAAGTTCTACGAGGAGTGTCTACGCGGCAGGACCATCTTCATGGTGACGTATGAGAATACTCCCATGGACCTGCAAGCGCCGCCTGATTGGCGAAAGAAGATCAGCCACGCCACGTTCGCTCTTGCCGAGTTCATGTTTTACGGCGCAGACGCGTTGCCTGGACACTATCAGAAACCGCAGGGCTTCGCGCTACAGCTCAATCTTAGTAATGCAGTGGAAGCCGAGCGCATCTTCAATGCCCTGGCAAAAAACGGAATGGTTCAAATGCCGCTGCAGGAAACATTTTGGGCGCTTCGTTTCGGCGTACTCGTTGACCAATTTGGAATCCAATGGCACATCAACTGCGAGAAGCCGGCCTGA
- a CDS encoding TlpA disulfide reductase family protein: protein MGLLLAFLLACGCDRGSEPNLVGKRAPDFTVKDSDRTVSLHDLHGKVIVLNFWATWCPPCVEEVPSLVAMQSQLKDRVNVLAVSVDQDPDTYHRFLRQYNVNLLTVRDPVTNSNPEEPNASTLYGTTKLYKTDGYPETFIIDTQGVIRRKFIGPVEWTKPEIMEYLKQL, encoded by the coding sequence ATGGGCCTGCTGCTTGCGTTTCTGCTGGCCTGTGGCTGTGATCGTGGCTCGGAACCTAATCTGGTGGGCAAGCGCGCGCCCGATTTTACCGTGAAGGATTCTGACCGAACCGTTTCTTTGCATGATTTACACGGTAAGGTGATCGTATTGAACTTTTGGGCTACCTGGTGTCCGCCGTGCGTTGAGGAGGTGCCATCGCTGGTCGCGATGCAGTCGCAATTGAAAGACCGGGTCAACGTGCTCGCGGTCAGTGTAGATCAGGACCCGGACACCTACCACCGATTCCTGCGCCAGTACAACGTCAATCTGCTTACGGTCCGCGATCCAGTTACCAACAGCAATCCGGAAGAACCGAACGCCAGCACCCTCTACGGAACTACAAAACTGTACAAAACCGATGGATATCCTGAGACCTTCATTATTGATACCCAAGGCGTGATCCGCCGCAAATTCATTGGCCCCGTCGAATGGACCAAGCCTGAAATCATGGAATACCTGAAGCAACTCTAG
- a CDS encoding 6-carboxytetrahydropterin synthase, which yields MVYLTRRTEFSASHYYHNPEFSAEENRRIFGKCNNPHGHGHNYTLEVTVKGEIDSKSGFVVDLKQLKDIMNREVIDALDHRHLNKEVPEFEHQVPTSENLAVAIWKRLQPKLSVARLHRVRLYETSDLFVDFYGEA from the coding sequence ATGGTTTATTTGACGCGACGAACTGAATTCTCTGCCTCGCATTATTATCACAATCCGGAATTTTCTGCCGAAGAAAACCGCCGTATCTTCGGCAAGTGTAATAACCCTCATGGACACGGGCATAACTATACGCTGGAAGTTACCGTGAAGGGCGAGATTGATTCCAAGTCAGGTTTTGTTGTGGACCTGAAGCAGTTGAAAGACATAATGAACCGCGAGGTGATTGATGCGCTCGACCACCGGCATTTGAACAAAGAGGTCCCGGAGTTCGAGCATCAGGTCCCGACTTCGGAGAACCTGGCGGTAGCCATCTGGAAGCGATTGCAGCCCAAGTTGAGTGTTGCGCGGCTGCACCGGGTAAGGCTGTATGAAACCTCCGATTTGTTCGTAGATTTTTACGGAGAAGCATGA
- a CDS encoding 6-carboxytetrahydropterin synthase — MKAHLTRRYRFSASHRLHNDAMTAEENWATYGKCNNPHGHGHNYVLEVTVSGQVDPSTGMVCNLADLDGFVEQEIVERYGYMNLNTLDEFQKLVPTTENLCLEIFGRLQKGFRPAKVEKIRIEETMMNSFEYAGGGELAH, encoded by the coding sequence ATGAAAGCGCATCTGACACGGCGATACAGGTTTTCAGCCTCGCACCGGCTGCATAATGACGCTATGACAGCGGAAGAAAACTGGGCGACGTATGGCAAATGCAACAATCCGCACGGCCACGGACACAATTATGTTCTGGAGGTCACGGTCAGCGGACAGGTGGACCCGAGCACAGGCATGGTGTGCAATCTTGCTGACCTCGATGGCTTTGTAGAGCAGGAGATTGTAGAGCGCTACGGCTACATGAACCTCAACACACTGGATGAATTCCAGAAGCTGGTTCCTACAACCGAGAATCTGTGCCTGGAAATTTTTGGACGGCTACAGAAAGGATTTCGTCCCGCAAAGGTTGAGAAAATAAGGATTGAAGAGACCATGATGAACTCATTCGAATATGCCGGCGGCGGAGAATTGGCGCATTAA
- the folE gene encoding GTP cyclohydrolase I FolE translates to MKSKIEPVSLTGASTEELLRELLIRLGEDPEREGLLRTPERMGRALQYLTKGYQEDPEELLKGAMFTVDYDEMVIVKDVEMFSLCEHHILPFFGKVHVAYIPKGKVIGLSKIPRLIDAFARRLQVQERLTTQIAECIQNAIKPEGVGVVIEARHLCMMMRGVEKQHSSAVTSSMLGSFREQQQTRDEFLALIRQKSSNGF, encoded by the coding sequence ATGAAGTCAAAAATAGAGCCGGTTTCGTTGACCGGAGCCAGCACCGAAGAGCTGTTGCGTGAGCTATTAATACGACTGGGCGAAGACCCAGAGCGTGAAGGACTGCTGCGCACGCCAGAGCGTATGGGACGAGCTTTGCAATATCTGACCAAAGGCTATCAGGAAGATCCGGAAGAGTTGCTCAAGGGGGCGATGTTCACCGTGGATTACGATGAGATGGTCATCGTCAAAGACGTGGAGATGTTCAGCCTGTGCGAGCACCACATACTGCCTTTCTTCGGAAAAGTGCATGTTGCCTACATTCCCAAGGGAAAAGTGATCGGGTTAAGCAAGATCCCGCGGCTGATTGATGCTTTCGCCCGTCGCCTGCAAGTGCAGGAGAGGCTGACCACGCAGATTGCCGAATGTATTCAGAACGCTATCAAGCCCGAAGGCGTAGGTGTTGTCATCGAGGCGCGCCATCTTTGCATGATGATGCGCGGAGTGGAAAAACAACACTCGTCAGCGGTGACTTCTTCCATGCTGGGCTCCTTCCGCGAGCAGCAGCAGACGCGTGATGAATTTCTCGCTCTGATCCGGCAGAAGAGCAGCAACGGGTTCTGA
- a CDS encoding SDR family NAD(P)-dependent oxidoreductase: MPAKKAPTKNSQSLQGKVAVITGASRGIGLAIAGVLAEAGCKLCITARNYGPLQKAAQELKAHKTEVLAKTCDVGDPASVADFFHAVKKQFKKIDILINNAGLAHPLADIEKLEWEVWQQVIQVNLSGLFLVTHSALPLLNSKGTIVNNLSVAARQVFKGFSAYNASKFGALGFTETLREEVRGRGIRVLALIPGAVDTEIWQQFWPEAPRERMVSPKVVAQAVLHAITVPEGTSVSELVIGPVEGTL, encoded by the coding sequence ATGCCAGCTAAGAAAGCCCCTACGAAAAACTCACAGTCACTTCAGGGCAAGGTTGCTGTGATCACCGGCGCCAGCCGTGGCATCGGACTTGCAATCGCAGGGGTACTGGCCGAAGCCGGATGCAAGCTTTGTATCACGGCCCGCAACTACGGGCCCTTGCAGAAAGCTGCGCAAGAGCTTAAAGCACACAAGACGGAAGTCCTGGCAAAGACCTGCGATGTTGGCGATCCTGCATCTGTGGCTGATTTTTTTCACGCAGTCAAAAAGCAGTTTAAGAAAATTGACATCCTTATTAACAATGCCGGTCTGGCGCACCCGCTTGCTGATATAGAAAAACTGGAGTGGGAAGTATGGCAACAGGTCATCCAGGTCAACCTCTCCGGATTGTTTCTGGTCACCCATTCGGCGCTTCCGCTGCTGAATTCGAAGGGCACGATTGTGAATAATCTCTCGGTTGCCGCCAGGCAGGTTTTTAAAGGTTTTTCCGCCTATAATGCCTCCAAATTCGGCGCCCTGGGTTTCACCGAAACCCTGCGTGAAGAGGTGCGCGGACGCGGCATTCGAGTGCTGGCACTCATCCCCGGTGCTGTGGATACGGAGATCTGGCAGCAGTTCTGGCCCGAGGCGCCACGCGAGCGCATGGTTTCTCCCAAGGTTGTTGCCCAGGCGGTGCTGCATGCCATCACTGTGCCGGAGGGAACTTCGGTTTCTGAATTGGTGATTGGGCCAGTGGAAGGAACACTTTAG
- a CDS encoding GNAT family N-acetyltransferase, producing the protein MIRRCDDRDFELIWAIINDGAQAYKGIIPADRWTEPYMSREKLQHEIDEGVVFWGYEETGTLAGVMGLQQVQDVTLIRHAYVRTSSQKRGIGAHLLSHLRELANGPVLIGTWADAVWAIGFYERYGFQIVGPQEKDRLLKKYWTIPERQIETSVVLADAKWRELSGEA; encoded by the coding sequence ATGATCCGTCGCTGTGATGACCGCGATTTTGAGCTGATTTGGGCCATCATCAACGATGGCGCGCAGGCTTATAAAGGGATTATCCCTGCAGATCGCTGGACAGAACCGTATATGTCCCGGGAGAAATTGCAGCATGAAATCGATGAAGGTGTTGTGTTCTGGGGCTACGAGGAGACCGGGACGCTAGCAGGCGTAATGGGCCTGCAACAGGTCCAGGACGTGACTCTCATTCGTCACGCCTATGTTCGGACCAGCAGCCAGAAGCGAGGGATTGGAGCACACTTGCTGTCTCATTTGCGGGAGCTGGCGAACGGTCCGGTATTGATCGGCACGTGGGCTGATGCGGTCTGGGCGATCGGCTTTTACGAAAGATACGGCTTTCAAATCGTTGGTCCCCAGGAGAAGGACCGGCTGCTCAAAAAGTATTGGACTATACCCGAACGCCAGATTGAAACGTCCGTAGTTCTGGCAGACGCGAAGTGGCGGGAGCTCAGCGGTGAGGCGTAA
- a CDS encoding rhomboid family intramembrane serine protease: MIPIRDDAPRYTTPYVNYFLIALNVLIFLFQQTLSPEQQGLFLTQFGAVPANITAWIGGNHHVGFLEAVLPVLTSMFLHGGWWHIIFNMWFLWIFGDNVEDHLGHLPYLGFYLSCGVLADLVHTVFNLHSTNPTVGASGAIAGVMGAYFLLYPSARVLTLVPFFFVFLTWLPAWIILGYWFVVQFLTGAASTITSSNQNTGGVAVWAHVGGFLAGLLLIKLFPARPQRFSYE, translated from the coding sequence ATGATCCCTATCCGCGATGACGCTCCCCGCTACACCACGCCGTATGTGAATTACTTTCTGATCGCTCTCAATGTTTTGATTTTTCTCTTTCAGCAGACACTTTCGCCCGAGCAGCAAGGTCTCTTCCTTACGCAATTTGGCGCTGTGCCCGCGAACATAACCGCCTGGATCGGCGGAAACCACCACGTTGGCTTTCTCGAAGCCGTCTTGCCCGTTCTGACCTCGATGTTTTTGCACGGTGGCTGGTGGCACATCATCTTCAATATGTGGTTTCTGTGGATCTTCGGCGATAACGTTGAAGACCACCTTGGACATCTGCCCTATCTTGGATTCTATCTGTCTTGTGGAGTCCTGGCCGATCTGGTGCACACGGTTTTTAACTTGCACTCCACCAATCCCACGGTGGGCGCCAGTGGCGCGATTGCCGGTGTTATGGGAGCGTATTTCCTGCTGTATCCTTCGGCGCGTGTCTTGACTCTGGTGCCGTTTTTCTTCGTGTTTTTAACCTGGCTGCCTGCCTGGATCATCCTGGGCTATTGGTTCGTGGTGCAGTTCCTCACGGGAGCCGCCAGCACGATTACATCTTCCAACCAAAACACGGGCGGGGTGGCCGTGTGGGCCCACGTTGGAGGATTTCTCGCCGGCCTGCTCCTGATCAAACTCTTCCCTGCCAGACCGCAGCGGTTTTCCTACGAATAG
- the truB gene encoding tRNA pseudouridine(55) synthase TruB encodes MDGVLVLDKPGGITSHDAVNRLRRITGERSIGHLGTLDPMATGVLPMLLGRMTRLAQFYLHCEKEYEGEIRLGFATDTYDATGEPTGSSNQVNCSEVQIREVAERFVGVIEQTPPSYSAKKIAGVPAYKLARKKQTVELKPVKVEIKQFEIAGVQGDRVAFRAQVASGTYLRSLAHDLGQQLGVGGHLARLRRTAVGEFKIEDACRLEDLECKGEGSAPSLMSDNEYYVKSTMDQYLRHPRTLLPGFPSVTAPPEALPRLLNGNSVNLPEFSSAKLVKVFRNQTELVAIVQRVAGSLFQPKVVLGSAQEQPVEMVQPR; translated from the coding sequence ATGGATGGAGTGTTGGTTCTCGATAAGCCGGGCGGGATCACGTCGCATGACGCGGTCAACCGCTTGCGCCGGATTACCGGCGAGCGTTCGATTGGCCACTTAGGCACGCTTGACCCTATGGCAACCGGAGTTTTGCCCATGCTGCTGGGACGCATGACACGGCTGGCACAATTTTATCTGCATTGTGAGAAGGAGTATGAAGGCGAAATTCGGCTGGGATTTGCCACTGATACCTACGATGCCACCGGAGAACCAACCGGATCTTCCAACCAGGTAAATTGCTCGGAAGTTCAGATACGGGAAGTCGCTGAGAGATTCGTGGGAGTGATTGAGCAGACGCCGCCGTCATACTCCGCCAAGAAAATCGCAGGCGTGCCTGCCTATAAGCTGGCCCGCAAAAAACAGACAGTCGAATTGAAGCCAGTGAAAGTCGAAATCAAACAATTTGAGATTGCCGGCGTACAAGGCGATCGCGTGGCGTTTCGCGCTCAAGTCGCCTCGGGAACTTACTTACGTTCCTTGGCCCATGATCTGGGTCAGCAACTGGGAGTCGGCGGTCATCTTGCCCGCCTTCGCAGAACCGCAGTGGGGGAGTTTAAGATAGAAGATGCCTGCAGATTAGAGGACTTAGAGTGTAAAGGAGAAGGATCAGCCCCATCTTTAATGTCCGATAACGAATATTATGTAAAATCTACAATGGATCAGTATTTGCGCCATCCTCGCACGCTGCTTCCGGGCTTTCCCAGTGTTACCGCGCCGCCTGAGGCCCTGCCCCGCCTGTTGAACGGTAACTCGGTAAATCTGCCTGAATTCTCTTCAGCCAAGTTGGTCAAAGTGTTTCGCAACCAGACTGAGCTGGTTGCCATCGTCCAACGAGTTGCGGGTTCGCTGTTCCAGCCTAAGGTCGTATTGGGATCTGCACAGGAGCAGCCAGTCGAAATGGTTCAGCCCCGATAA
- a CDS encoding lipocalin-like domain-containing protein: MKAVTGSTAGLASGNPLLGTWKLKSHVMTTGTGERSTPYGEHPIGYLSYSADGRMHAIGTSSGRIVPLDLALTDEEQVALHKTMFAYAGTYSVEAGKVTHHVDISWNEVWNGTDQVRFYELNGSTLTITARAIDPTTGTEAQYVVVWEKVTSPR; this comes from the coding sequence ATGAAAGCCGTCACTGGATCCACTGCCGGGCTCGCGAGCGGGAACCCATTGCTGGGCACATGGAAATTGAAGTCACATGTAATGACCACAGGCACGGGTGAGAGGTCAACTCCGTACGGCGAGCATCCGATTGGGTACCTTAGTTACTCTGCGGACGGGCGGATGCATGCGATCGGAACCTCGAGCGGACGCATAGTGCCACTCGACCTCGCTCTGACAGACGAAGAGCAAGTAGCGCTCCACAAGACAATGTTCGCGTATGCGGGCACTTACTCGGTAGAGGCCGGCAAGGTCACCCATCACGTCGATATTTCTTGGAACGAAGTCTGGAATGGTACCGATCAAGTCCGATTTTATGAGTTGAATGGGAGCACCCTAACCATCACAGCCCGTGCTATTGACCCAACAACTGGCACGGAGGCTCAGTACGTTGTCGTATGGGAGAAGGTAACAAGTCCGCGCTGA
- a CDS encoding bifunctional nuclease family protein, which yields MEVEMKIRGLMMDPVTNMPIVVLKDVGGDTVLPIWVGVYEANAIALEIEKVTTPRPMTHDLIKNVLTGLNTHVHKVVVSELRDDTFYAVIWMERDGHVISIDSRPSDALALALRLDCPIYVEDEVLKSSKLASSINERVSSDELRKWLESLNDEDLGRYKM from the coding sequence ATGGAAGTTGAAATGAAAATTCGTGGATTGATGATGGATCCGGTGACCAATATGCCTATTGTGGTCCTCAAGGACGTAGGCGGCGATACCGTATTGCCGATCTGGGTCGGTGTCTACGAGGCCAACGCCATTGCCCTGGAGATCGAGAAGGTCACAACCCCGCGTCCGATGACACATGACCTGATCAAGAACGTGCTCACCGGGCTCAACACCCACGTCCACAAAGTCGTCGTGAGTGAACTGCGTGACGATACTTTCTACGCTGTCATCTGGATGGAACGCGACGGTCACGTCATCAGCATAGACTCACGCCCCTCAGATGCGCTGGCCCTCGCCCTGCGCCTCGATTGCCCGATCTACGTGGAAGACGAAGTCCTGAAATCTTCCAAGCTCGCCAGCTCCATCAATGAGCGTGTCAGCTCCGATGAGCTGCGCAAGTGGCTGGAGTCGCTCAACGACGAAGACCTCGGCCGCTATAAGATGTAG
- the miaB gene encoding tRNA (N6-isopentenyl adenosine(37)-C2)-methylthiotransferase MiaB, with translation MPQSLEKTFFIETFGCQMNVHDSEKVIGTLVAQGYRQVESVEEAGLVLYNTCSIRDKAEQKVFNRLNDFKKFHKQGKRFGVLGCVAQQEGEKIFERAPYVSLVAGSASYRNLPQMLVQLEAGNSRVTGLDDRQTDETFETEFTARSNPHRGYITIIEGCDKFCSYCIVPYTRGKERSRTSDSVLAEAQKMADAGYTDIQLLGQTVNSYLDPSGKKSFADLLAAVGQVTGIRRVRFTTSHPRDFTRDIVEAIDSVPTLCDHVHLPVQSGSSNTLKAMMRLYTREEYLERIGWIKEAKRPISLTTDVIVGFPGETNSDFEQTITLLDEVQYDGVFAFKYSPRPHTPAISMIDSIVDEEKAKRLAILMDRQREIQRINYSKQIGSVLEVMVEGKNEARHQWIGRTSQNKTLNFTAAAETSPEVGSYHLIRVTGSFPNSLVGEMIA, from the coding sequence ATGCCGCAATCGCTCGAAAAGACGTTCTTTATCGAGACCTTTGGCTGCCAAATGAACGTCCATGACTCGGAGAAGGTCATCGGCACACTTGTCGCACAAGGTTACCGCCAAGTGGAAAGTGTGGAAGAGGCCGGATTGGTCCTCTACAACACCTGCTCCATCCGCGACAAGGCCGAACAAAAGGTCTTCAATCGCCTGAACGATTTCAAGAAATTCCATAAACAAGGCAAGCGCTTTGGCGTGCTAGGATGCGTGGCGCAGCAGGAAGGCGAGAAGATTTTCGAGCGCGCTCCTTATGTTTCACTCGTCGCCGGATCAGCTTCGTATCGCAATCTTCCTCAAATGCTGGTGCAGCTTGAAGCAGGGAACTCACGCGTCACCGGCCTGGATGACCGCCAGACCGATGAAACCTTTGAGACCGAGTTCACTGCGCGCAGCAATCCGCATCGCGGATACATCACCATTATTGAAGGATGCGACAAGTTCTGCTCTTACTGCATCGTTCCTTATACCCGCGGCAAGGAGCGCAGCCGCACATCAGATTCCGTGCTGGCCGAGGCCCAGAAGATGGCTGATGCCGGCTACACCGATATCCAGCTTCTCGGGCAAACTGTAAATTCGTACCTCGACCCCAGTGGCAAAAAGTCGTTTGCTGATTTGCTGGCCGCAGTCGGGCAGGTCACAGGCATTCGCCGCGTGCGCTTTACCACTTCGCATCCCCGCGATTTCACCCGCGACATCGTAGAAGCGATTGATTCTGTTCCCACACTCTGCGATCACGTGCATCTGCCGGTGCAAAGCGGCTCTTCCAACACGCTCAAAGCCATGATGCGCCTGTATACCCGCGAAGAATACCTGGAGCGCATCGGCTGGATCAAAGAAGCCAAGCGTCCCATCAGTCTTACGACGGACGTCATTGTTGGTTTCCCCGGCGAAACCAACTCCGATTTTGAGCAAACCATCACATTGCTCGATGAAGTGCAATACGACGGCGTTTTTGCTTTCAAATATTCGCCGCGCCCTCACACTCCCGCGATCAGCATGATTGACAGCATTGTGGACGAGGAGAAAGCAAAGCGGCTTGCGATACTTATGGACCGCCAGCGCGAGATTCAAAGAATCAATTACAGCAAGCAGATAGGAAGTGTTCTTGAAGTAATGGTAGAAGGGAAGAACGAGGCCCGCCATCAGTGGATCGGGCGCACTTCGCAGAACAAAACACTGAATTTTACCGCTGCCGCCGAGACGTCGCCAGAGGTTGGTTCTTATCATTTAATTAGAGTAACGGGAAGTTTTCCCAATAGCCTGGTAGGCGAAATGATAGCTTGA
- a CDS encoding STAS domain-containing protein, producing the protein MEIQVRKDANRNVQVISMRGDLMVGDAVDNLRRTVTQTLGSGNSRIVFDLSDVKLLDSSGIGVLVRTLTAVKQRGGNAKLVNPSEYALQSLKRVGLVELFQIYHDEKTATDSFSN; encoded by the coding sequence ATGGAAATACAAGTCCGCAAAGACGCAAACCGGAACGTGCAGGTCATCAGCATGCGCGGCGACCTCATGGTGGGCGATGCCGTGGATAACCTTCGCAGGACCGTCACCCAGACCCTGGGCTCGGGTAACTCGCGTATCGTCTTCGACCTCAGCGACGTCAAGTTGCTCGACTCCAGCGGCATCGGAGTCCTGGTGCGCACGCTTACCGCAGTCAAGCAACGCGGTGGCAACGCCAAGTTAGTGAATCCTTCCGAATATGCTCTGCAGTCGCTTAAGCGAGTCGGCCTGGTGGAACTTTTCCAGATTTACCACGACGAGAAAACCGCCACAGATTCTTTCTCGAATTAG
- a CDS encoding class I SAM-dependent methyltransferase — translation MKFSNNKPRVASEQEMWNAKYQAGSHTSLKPDPFLLQADKDYVQPLLPARGDVLDLAGGVGRHSLFYAKRGWKATLIDVSDLGTALAQKNARRRKLKIETITADLNHYNLRQLPQRFDLILGFFYLQRNHFPALVDVLKPAGLLIYKTYLLGTVKGPTHPLHLLEPNELLRDFPGLRVLHYRETVGESRTAEFVGKKE, via the coding sequence ATGAAATTTTCGAACAACAAACCTCGAGTGGCTTCCGAACAGGAGATGTGGAATGCAAAATACCAGGCAGGCTCGCATACATCGTTGAAGCCCGATCCATTTTTGCTGCAAGCAGATAAGGATTATGTGCAGCCGCTGTTGCCGGCACGGGGCGATGTGCTGGATCTAGCCGGCGGCGTGGGCCGCCATTCCTTGTTTTACGCTAAGCGAGGCTGGAAGGCGACGCTCATTGACGTCTCAGACCTAGGGACCGCTTTGGCGCAGAAGAATGCCCGCCGCAGAAAATTGAAAATCGAAACCATTACGGCTGATCTGAACCACTATAATCTGCGACAGTTGCCGCAGCGGTTTGATCTAATCCTTGGGTTTTTCTATTTGCAGAGAAACCACTTCCCTGCTCTGGTTGATGTGCTCAAACCCGCCGGTTTGCTGATCTATAAAACCTATCTGCTAGGCACGGTGAAGGGGCCGACGCATCCTTTGCATCTGCTCGAGCCAAACGAACTCTTGCGCGATTTCCCTGGATTAAGGGTGCTGCACTACCGGGAAACCGTGGGAGAAAGCCGCACGGCGGAGTTTGTGGGCAAAAAGGAGTAA
- a CDS encoding class I SAM-dependent methyltransferase: MSSTAMDINALKDRMRDTWMAGDFGIIATYIVAAANDFIGRLNIASASRVLDVACGTGNTAIPAARAGAVVTGVDIASNLIEQARARAAKEGVKATFEEGDAEQLKFADGSFDAVVTMFGAMFAPRPERVVAEFLRVCRPGGMIAMANWTPDGFVGENFRAQAAHVPPPQGVPRPVLWGDEATVRERFGKGVSKITCSRQMCIFKFPFPPREVVQLFRRYFGPTQVAFSTLDAGKQAALAADLEAVWNKHNQVKDGTTLVEGEYLEVKAIRA; the protein is encoded by the coding sequence ATGTCGTCTACTGCAATGGACATCAACGCACTCAAAGACCGTATGCGTGACACCTGGATGGCCGGGGATTTCGGCATCATCGCCACCTACATCGTTGCTGCCGCGAATGATTTCATTGGCCGCCTGAATATCGCGTCAGCCAGCCGCGTGCTTGATGTGGCCTGCGGTACCGGCAACACGGCCATTCCGGCAGCCCGCGCCGGAGCGGTGGTTACGGGAGTGGATATCGCTTCGAACCTGATCGAGCAGGCGCGCGCTCGAGCAGCGAAAGAAGGCGTAAAAGCCACGTTCGAAGAAGGCGATGCCGAGCAATTGAAATTTGCCGACGGCTCTTTTGACGCGGTGGTGACCATGTTCGGCGCCATGTTTGCGCCACGCCCCGAGCGCGTGGTCGCCGAGTTCCTGCGCGTGTGCCGGCCGGGAGGGATGATTGCCATGGCAAACTGGACGCCGGATGGATTTGTCGGCGAAAACTTCCGTGCCCAGGCCGCTCATGTTCCTCCTCCTCAGGGCGTTCCCAGGCCAGTGCTTTGGGGAGACGAAGCGACCGTGCGTGAGCGCTTCGGCAAAGGTGTGAGCAAAATCACATGCTCCCGCCAGATGTGCATCTTCAAATTTCCCTTTCCACCCCGCGAGGTGGTGCAGCTCTTCCGCCGGTACTTTGGCCCAACGCAGGTTGCATTCTCCACCCTCGATGCCGGCAAGCAAGCGGCGCTGGCTGCCGATCTCGAAGCCGTGTGGAACAAGCACAATCAGGTGAAAGACGGCACGACTCTGGTCGAGGGAGAGTATCTCGAGGTAAAAGCCATCCGGGCGTAG